The sequence CAGTTAATTTGACCATCTGGTAATATGGAGCTGGGTTGCAGATCCACATTAGACTGTAGAATGTAGATGGAACCAGTGACTGACCAGGTTTAATACTGAATTATGAATTTAAAGGTGCAGATGGAAAATCGGCTTTGGAGTTCTTGGTTGCAGgaataaatcaaacacattatgttttttttagggcatacataatattgttttaatttttagtgAGAAGCACCCTTTAGGATCCTTGCACTTTGTATGCATGGATATTTAAAAACTCAAGGAAGGTCAATCTTCAAGCAGCTGATAGAGGAAGAGAATCataatctgtgaaaaaaaatacatttccaatatAAAGATACAACATCTACAGTACACAATgtgttaacttatttttttaatcttgaatTGTGCTGTACATTTTATGTACTgggtgacatctgtacacagtCCTGGAATTTTGGAAAATCCATAGCTGTGAATGGGTGATCTCTTATAACGGATTTATAATTTGCAATATCAGGTGATCTGTTTAAGAATTCTAGGCAGTAACTTTCATTTGAGGATTTGAATCTATTTCAGGCATGCCCACGGATGTTACATTGTGAAAAAACGGAGTGTAATATCGATAAGCTTCAAATAAACATTATGCAAagtatgtataaatattttatataaacataagGCATAAAAAATATACACTTCTGGTACACAGACACCATTTAAAATACTTGCACTTTTGGTCTAAAACATGTAAACACCATCCCACATTGAATACAAAAGCAGCTTTTACACCAGCTCTGTGCTCACAACACTGATAAACTGGACATCCCCTACAAAAGCAGTTTCGGGATCACCAGAATTATAATATTTGCAAACAGTTAGATAGAACATaggatgattttttaaaaagtctttgcaTTGGATAGTTGGCTCAATATCTGATCAATGGAAGTTCATATGGGTatgtaaaaacattactttcatAAAAGACTCTGAAGAAAAGCTAATGAACATCAATACAATCTTCAGAAACTGTGACGAACAAATACAGTACCCACAGTTGCTAGTCCAGTGCTGATGATGTATTTGCCAACTAGATAAGGGTTACACTGATGTTACCATGTCTTACTCCAAAACTGGGGGAATCCATTTCCATGTGTAATAAAATGGGACTTAGAAACAATGGCAtgtttgtattttcaaatatCCAAAGCCCTTTTTACTTTAGTTCCTAAGTGATATGTGTCCACCATTACCTTTGCTTTTTGTTTCATCCCAGAAGAAACAGTCACTGCTAGGTCTTAAAAATATGGATGAAAAGAAGAATTTGCTTAATAGCTGCTTCACTGGGTTAGAAAGAGTCTGAACTGTACTTAGAAACATCATCATGGAACTGGtattcacacacaacacaacctGGAATATATACAGAACCATTAGGAGGAATGCAGAGGAATTATTTTACGGAAAACAACAGATTGCCTTTGCTGGTATTGCTGCTTGCGACGTTTTCTTTTATCCCACTGGCACAACAGCAATGTTTTAAAAGTGGTTCGGAAAGTTTTATTGCACAGTGCATAACACATGGGGTTCACTGTGCTGTTCACGTAGCATAACCAGTAGCCCAAGTCCCACAAGGTTTTGGGGATGCATTCGTCACAAAAAGTGTTCACTAACACCATGATGTTGTATGGTGTCCATGTGATGATAAAGGCAAAAAGGATTGCACTAAGAGTCTGTGCAGCCTTTTTCTCTTTCACAAGTGACATTCGTTTTCGTTTTGTGATCTGCGTTCTGGTTTTTGAAGCGAAACTTTTTGCCAAAGCTGAGTCCTTGAAGGTTAAAGGCATAGATGCAGACTTAGTCGCTGGGGAAACTGCATCTGAGGTTTTGGGTGTTTCTATTGTTGGCATTGACTGAACTGATGTCTTGGAGAAGCACTGGTGGTAGCTGTTGTCCTCCTTATCATTCTTCTCTTTCTTGGGTATCCTGTCCTTACTGTTCACGTTTACTTTATGGTGATCATCTTTAGATATATCCAAGTGGTCAGCTTCGGCCAGTTGGGAGTTTACTGCGGTCTTGAGGCCAGGTAGATTTAACACGATGGAGTAAATGGCTCGGGTTGCAGGTATTTCTTCTTCATCTGAGGAACCAGATTGATCCAGGGAGGCAGCAGCATCGTTGTTGTTCCAACTGTCACTACTGCTGTGATCCTGGTCTCCTTCAGTGCTGGGTTTCCATGACTTCATCATAGGCAAGAAGTAGCAGCGACCTCGCTTCCGTCCAGCTGGCTTATTCACAGCCGGTTGTGTTAACTCGTAGCTGCTGCAGCTCCGTGAGCTGCCAGTCTGGAGGACAAATTGTTTTGTCTCTGAATCCCGGCCAGAAGCCTGCAGCCCGGCCAGTTCTTTGGTGCGCTTCTCCGTTTCCTTGTAGATTCTCCAGTACAAAATGGTCATGATGGTAACAGGCAGGTAAAATGCAGCTATGGCTGTACAAAAAGTGATGATAGGCTCTGAGAGGAACTGGATGAAGCATTCATTACGAGGCACGGTGCGCTTTCCAACAAAATATTGCCAAAACAAGATGGCTGGTGCCCACAGAACAAAAGAGATGGACCAGGCCAGGCCAATCATTATTCCGGCTCTTTTGGTTGTCCTCTTGGCTCGATAAGTGAGTGGTCTGGTAACAGAAAAGTATCTATCAAAACTTATGACTAACAAGTTCATGACTGAGGCATTGCTAGCTACATAGTCAATGGCAAGCCACAGGTCACATGCTAAGTTCCCCAAGGCCCACTGATCCATAATTATGTAGGTAGTATAAAGGTTCATTGAAATAACTCCAATGATTACATCTGCACAAGCAAGACTAAGCAGAAAATAATTATTGACCGTCTTCAATTGCTTGTTCACCTTGAACGACACCAGGACCAGGATGTTACCGATGATGGTGACCAGGGATAAGCTGCCAGTAAACAACACAATCAGGATAACTTGCCAAACCGCATGACCTCCAAGGGGGTCATAGGCTGGTGCGTGTGGCTGGGTGACATTATATGAGGGTGGAAGGTCTGAGTCATTATCTAGCAGATCAAAGTGGTCCTGCCATCTGGTTCCTTTGAGAAGCTTTGTGTCCTGGTAGTCTCTGATCCCAGAGGAGCTGACTGTTAAAACAAAGCTTGGTGCTGTGCTGTTGTAGTTCAAGTTCATTGTGACTTTCTGGCAtattctgaaaaaacaaaacaaaaaacaaaaaaacacattaacagctGTGATAGTCTCTTGCAATTCCATTCTCATCAGCTTTTAGAAGATTGTGGTTAAACATATTAGCTTGTTGCTTTGTGCTGCAATCAG is a genomic window of Polyodon spathula isolate WHYD16114869_AA chromosome 6, ASM1765450v1, whole genome shotgun sequence containing:
- the LOC121316737 gene encoding muscarinic acetylcholine receptor M3-like; its protein translation is MNLNYNSTAPSFVLTVSSSGIRDYQDTKLLKGTRWQDHFDLLDNDSDLPPSYNVTQPHAPAYDPLGGHAVWQVILIVLFTGSLSLVTIIGNILVLVSFKVNKQLKTVNNYFLLSLACADVIIGVISMNLYTTYIIMDQWALGNLACDLWLAIDYVASNASVMNLLVISFDRYFSVTRPLTYRAKRTTKRAGIMIGLAWSISFVLWAPAILFWQYFVGKRTVPRNECFIQFLSEPIITFCTAIAAFYLPVTIMTILYWRIYKETEKRTKELAGLQASGRDSETKQFVLQTGSSRSCSSYELTQPAVNKPAGRKRGRCYFLPMMKSWKPSTEGDQDHSSSDSWNNNDAAASLDQSGSSDEEEIPATRAIYSIVLNLPGLKTAVNSQLAEADHLDISKDDHHKVNVNSKDRIPKKEKNDKEDNSYHQCFSKTSVQSMPTIETPKTSDAVSPATKSASMPLTFKDSALAKSFASKTRTQITKRKRMSLVKEKKAAQTLSAILFAFIITWTPYNIMVLVNTFCDECIPKTLWDLGYWLCYVNSTVNPMCYALCNKTFRTTFKTLLLCQWDKRKRRKQQYQQRQSVVFRKIIPLHSS